CGCAATCTTTCCGTGCCAAAGATCGTCATCCACGGCGATGCTTCTTCGTTCAGGATCTGGCCGGCTGCGATCTCAGCGGTTATAGGAGCCAACAATATGCCGTTTCGGTAATGTGCGGTGGCGACGGTCATATCGTCCACACCGGGGATCGTCCCGATCACAGGCATTCCATCGGCCGCCATTGGCCGCAAACCTGCCCACTTGTTATTCACATTCAACCCGGCGATGCTCGGCGAAAGCTCGACTGCCATGCTAAGTACAGCGGCTTCGCCCTGCGGCGTATTCGAACTGTCAAAACCGACGTCCTCAGTCGTAGAGCCGGCGATCAGACGGCCGTCGGCACGCGGAACGAGATAGCCTTCGGGGCCGATCAGGACATGGCGGAAAAGGCGTTTCGCAGTGTGAAATTCCAGCATCTGACCGCGGATCGGCTTCACGTTGAGCGGCATTGGCTCATCGCCAAGTTTGATGAGCGACGTCCAGGCTCCCGTTGCTAGGACGATGTGATCGGCATGTATCTCGCCCGTCTGGGTCTGTACACCAACTGCACGGCCATTCTCCACAATTATTGATCCCGCTTCAGTGTTCTCGAGAATATCGATGTCGCTTGTTTCTGCGAATCGGCGAAGAGCAGCGAGCAACTTACGGTTGTCCACTTGCCAATCGTCGGGAAAGAATAGCCCTGCGGCGACGTTCGGCGAGATAAAAGGCTCCGCTTTTCTAATTTCCGTAGCGGTCAATTGCTCAACAGCAAGTCCGGCCCGTCGCTGCCATTCGGCCCGCTCTTGCAGTTTGGCGGCTTCTATTTCGTTGAATACAAGTTTCAGCGTGCCGGTGCGGTCGAGCTCCGCGTCGATGTCGGTCGCGGCAGTCAGGTTTTCGATGAATTCGGGATAAAGCGAAAGCGATGCTCGGCATAGATCGAGGAAATTACCCGGCGAATCTGTTTCTGCCTGTACGCCGAGCATGCCGCCCGCCGCCCACGACGCTTCGCTGCCGAAAGTACCGCGTTCGACAATGGCGATACGCCGCGTACCTGCCAGCCGCAGTTTATAGGCGATGCAGAGGCCTATCACGCCGCCGCCGATTATCAGAATTTCAGTTCGCATACTCCGTTCAGGTTGTTATGCCCGCGACCGGCGTTGTAAATTCAATTATAGGATAACCTTATGAAACACACCATAACCCTGATTCCCGGCGACGGCATTGGACCGGAGATAGTGGCGGCGACGGTCCGCGTTGTTGAGGCAACCGGCGTCGACATCGAATGGGAGACGCAAATACTGGGAGCACAGGCATTTGAGCAGGCCGGGACGACACTGCCTGAAGTGACGATAGAATCGATCCGCAAGAACAAGGTCGCGCTGAAAGGACCGCAAATGACGCCCGTCGGCAAAGGTTTCACGTCGGTGAACGTGGGACTCAGAAAAGCTCTCGACCTTTATGCGAACGTCCGCCCCATCAAGGCGATGCCAAATGTGAAATGCCGGTATCCTGAGCTCGACCTCGTGATCGTCCGCGAGAATACCGAAGACCTTTACGCCGGTTTAGAGCATGTGGTCGTGCCCGGCGTGGTCGAATCGCTAAAGATCATTACGGAAAAAGCATCGACGCGTATCGCGAAATATGCGTTTGAATACGCTCGCGACAACGGCCGCAAAAAAGTGACGGCCGTTCATAAAGCCAACATAATGAAACTCTCGGACGGGCTTTTTCTCGATTGTTTTTATAATGTCGCGAAGGATTTTTCCGAGATCGAGGCCGACGACAAGATCATCGACAATTGCTGTATGCAGCTAGTAATGCGGCCTGAACAGTTTGACGTGCTGGTGCTGGAAAATCTCTACGGCGATATCGTTTCGGATCTTTGCGCGGGGCTGATCGGCGGGCTCGGACTCGCTCCCGGAGCGAACATCGGTGAACTTGGCGCGGTGTTTGAAGCGGTTCACGGTTCGGCGCCAGACATTGCCGGGCAGGGAATCGCGAATCCGACAGCACTAATATTGTCGGCGATACAAATGCTGCTGCACATCGGCGAACGTGATGCTGCCGAACGGCTCGACCGTGCGTTGCTGGCGGTATTTGCGGACGGCGAACACATCACGCGAGACCTGGGTGGAACGGCGAAAACCAACGAATTCGCACGAGCGATCGAGGAAAAGATCGTCGCCGAACGTTCGGCCGCAGCGTGAATCGACTGCAACTCGCGGTGTGCTTTTCCGTTCTAATTACGGAGGAAGCGTGATGAGAATTCTCGCATTAACAATATTGCTTTTGGCAGCGGCGGTCATCGTGCCGGCGCAGCTGATGTCTGAACACAACATCGCAGCAGGGACGTCGGCTTACGTAAAAGGTGCTAGGCTGACGATAAAGTTCGTCGAGGTCGTTGAAGATTCCCGTTGCCCGCGTGATGTGAATTGCATCTGGGAAGGCAACGCGAAGGTCAAGCTCCTTGTTTCCAAAGGCAGGAAACGATCACAAGAGGTCGAGCTGAACAGCGGCGTCGAGCCGACGACCGTTTCCGTTTTCGGCTATGATCTGAGCCTCAAAGACCTGACGCCGTATCCCGACACGTCAAATCCAAGTAGCGATATGCCTAAAGCACTTATCTCGGTCAAGGCGGCCAAGAAGTAACTTTTTCAGATCATTCCAACGCAACCAGATCGAGGTCCGAGATCGGGTCAGCGACGTTCACGATGCGCGGTGTGAAGCGGTATCTTCGCGAGACCGCAGTTACAACGTAAGTGCGGCCGGCCTGCACGCCTTCGAACGCATAGTATCCGAGCGAACTAGTAACCGCCGTTCTGACGACGCCGTTGTCATCGGTGATCGTGACGGTCGTCCCGCGTATCGCAACACCGGCTGCGGTCAGAACGCGGCCCGAAACTGACACGCCCGCCGACGTCGGCCCGAGCGTCGGAGAGAACTCTGATGTGTTGCCGTCAGCGTCTGTCGCGGTAGATGTAACGCGGTCTGTCGGCGTGTAACCCAATACATCGATATCGCCGAGATTCACGCTTTTGACCGTCGGTGCCAGTCCGTTGTAGTCCGCCTCGGTGTAATAGGTACTACCGAGGAAGATCTCGCCCTCGCCGTTTATGTCGGCCTTGAAAAACTCAATGTAGATGCCTTCGGTGCCGTAGTTGGAATTTCCCGGCAGAGAATCCATGAAATAACTGACGACCAGCTCATTGTTCGAGATCTGCGATGACATGATCGTCGGATAGTTCTGCAGGCGGTTCGGGCCTTCGTCGGCATCGAGCGGGTCGTTTATCGTGAACCCATCGCCGCCGAGGTCGATGCCTAGCCCCACGTTGCCGAAAATACTGTTCGGATCGAGATTGTTGCCTGAGCCTGCGGTCGGCGACAGATTGATGCCTGCTCCGCCGTTGTTGCGGATTGTGTTGCCTTGTCCGGAATTTGGCCCGCCGATGTTGTTGGTATTTGCACCGTTGTCGATATTCACGCCGTGACTCACATTCTCAGCGATGATATTCCCGCGAACGTTGTTCAGGCGTGTGGCGTTGCCGGCGAGCACGACGCCTTCTTCGCCATTCATAGCGACAAAATTCTGAGTTACAGAGTTGTTATTTGATTCGTCCAGATCGATTCCCTTGCCGTTGTTTGCCTCGATTCGGTTGTTTTGGACAACGTGAAGAGCCTCGTGCTGACTGAGGTTAGAAATGCCATCCTGTGCGTTGAAAGATATCTCGTTGCCTATTGCAAATACCTGTGCCCCGGCCGGAAATTGTCCTGTAGATGCCGTGATCTTGATACCCGACAGGTCGTTGTCAAAAATGCGGTTCCCGGTTCCGGGGGTCGTACTGCCGACCTGAGTGTTCGGCGCGTCAACGATCAAAATACCGTTTCCGCCGTTACCAAGCGTACTTCCGCGAAGACGTTTTCGCTCGAGAAGAGGCGCGCTTGCGGTGGTCCCGATCAAGTTCCCGATCAACGTGTTATTGATCGAATTTGCGCCCCTGATCGATATTCCGTTGCCAGCGTTTGCGGTGATCTCATTACCTACGCCTATGCCGCCAATCGTGTTTCCGGGAGACGCATTTATCTCGATCCCGTCACCGCTGTTAAATGCGATGATGTTCCCCGAATCCGACTCAGGTCCGCCGATCACGTTATTGTTTGAACCGTTTGCGATCCGTATTCCGCCCAGGCCGTTCCCAAACGTCTGACCCTGTCCGGCGGTGTGCCCGGAGTCGCCAAAGTTCGAAATATTTCGACTTACAGTGCCGATAAGGTTGCCTCTCATCCTAATAAATTGAGCTTGTTGGTCGATCAAGATTCCCAGTTGTTGATTGCCTGCAATGATGTTGGCCCTTTGTAACTCGATGTTTCCGAGCTCGATGTTGATCGAATTCAACACGCTGATCCCGTTCGCAGTATTTGCGAGTTTCTGATACTCCTGATTCTGCTTGTATACGCCGACCAAATTCGCTTCGACCGTTGTAGTTGCGGCCTCTACCAGTTTAATTCCGTCACCGCTATTTCCGGCGATCGTATTGCCTGCACCCGCATCGCCGATCTTGTTGCCAATGGAGCCCACTACTTCGATCCCATTGCCGCCATTGTCAACGATGATGTTCCCCGAATCCGACCCAGGTCCGCCGATCACGTTATTGTTCGAACCGTTTGCGATCCGTATTCCGCCCAGGCCGTTCCCAAACGTCTGACCCTGTCCGGCGGTGTGCCCGGAGTCGCCAAAGTTCCTAATATTTCGAATTGCAGTGCCGATAAGGTTGCCTCTCATCCTGATAAATTGAGCTTGTTGGTCGATAAAGATTCCCAGCTTTTCATTGCCTGCAATAATGTTGGCCCGTATTTCATCGATGTTTCCGATCTCGATGTTGCTCGAATTGATAACGTTGATTCCATTCTCGGTATTGGCTAGCTTGTGATACTCCTGTTTCTGTTTGTATAGGCCAAGCAGATTCGCCTCGATTGTTGTAGTTGCGGCCTCTACCAGTTTAATTCCGTCACCGCTATTTCCGGCGATCGTATTGCCTGCACCCGCATCGCCGATCTTGTTGCCAATGGAGCCCACTACTTCGATCCCATTGCCGCCATTGTCAACGATGATGTTCCCCGAATCCGACTCAGGTCCGCCGATCACATTATTGTTCGAACCGTTTGCGATTCGTATTCCGCCCAGGCCGTTCCCAAACGTCTGACCCTGTCCGGCGGTGTGCCCGGAGTCGCCAAAGTTCCTAATATTTCGAATTGCAGTGCCGATAAGGTTGCCCTTTACTTTGACAACTTGTGTGAGATTATCAAGCAGTATCGCGTGTTTTTCATTAGAAACGATACGGTTTGCCATCTCAGGCGTAATATCTCCGACTTCGACGTTACTGGAACCTGTTACATGTATGCCGTTCTCAAGATTTCCAAGCGGGACGAAATCCCCACCTTCGCTGATGTAAGCACCGATAATATTCGCGAGGATCTTTGTCGAATCGGCTTGTTCAAGTCTAATTCCGTCTCCGACATTTCCGGCGATAGTATTGCCCCCACCTGCATCCCCGATCTTGTTGCCGGTCGAATTCTGGATCTTGACGCCGATGTTATTCGGAGTTGCGGGGCCTGAGCTTTCGGGCACGCCGATCCAGTTTCCGAGGACGGCGTTGCCGCTGCCGCTTTCGAACGAGATCGCAATGCCGTTGTTTCCAAGGACGTTGCCCTTCCCCTCGGTCGAGCCAATACGGTTGTTGGTGCCCAAAACGCGTATTCCTTTTGTTTGCTCGCCGAGCGCACCATCGGCTACACCCGCGGGCGTTATGCCAAAATACGAACTTTCGACCTTGGTGTTGCTCGATTGAATATTCAATCCGACCTGACAGCCGGTCAGCGAGAGGCCCTTGACCTCAGATGCGTCGCTGCCGGCACCGAGGTTGAGACAGTTGTTGCGGACGCCGTTGCCGGTGACGTGAATGAGCGGTGTTCCTGTAAATCCGGGCTGAGTATTGCCCGCGAACTGTATCGGCTTTGTGATCGTCGGCAGCTCGCTGCCGAGTGTGATCGTATGCGGGCCGCCGCCCGGGATCTCGAAATGTATGACCTTGGGGCCGGTCATCGCCTGAGCGGTCTGGATCGCGCCGCGAAGCGAACACTGCAGGCCCGGTGCGCTGAGGTCCACGTCGCAGATGCCGTTTGCAGGACTGTTGTCAGGGAGGTCGTTCGTTACGTTCACGACTATCGGAACGAGGCAGTCGGTCGCCGAACACTCGCCGGCGACACAAGAGAACTCCGACGTATTGCCGTCAGGGTCAGTTGCGGTTGCGGTGATCTTCGAGCCCGGTGCGACCGGCACGGTCGATGTGAACAAGAATGTCGCGGCGCCAAAGAAAAAGTCAGTTGTCACGGTTGTCGAACCGATATAGGTTTGGCCTTCGCCGTAATTCGACGGGTCCGCTGTGCTGCTTGCATAGAAATCGATCACGTATGTCCGTTCCTGTTCGCTGCGCAGCACACCCTCGACCGAAACGGTGCCGTTGCCATTGAAAACAGGTGCGGAAAGGTCGGGATAGTTCTGCCGGTCGTTCGCGAAGATATCGGTATCAAAACAGTCGTTCGGCGTCACGCCATCGGGGGGAACGACAAAGCCCGTGCCGACGCTAAGATCGATGCCGAGTGCCCCGTTGTTGTAAATGGAGTTGAATCGAATGGGATTGTACCGATTGCTCAGACTGGGCTGGTTTGTACGAGCGGGAACAAAAACGCCTACGCGGCCATTGTTTGCGATGACGTTTCCCGTGTCCGCATCGTAGCCGACCGTAACTCCGCTTGCATTTACCCTGATTCCGTCCTGGCCGTTTCCGAGCGGCTGTCCGGTAGAGCCGACACCGATGTAGTTATTGGCGATAATTGGGTTGCCGATCGAGCCGGACATTAGAATACCGTCATAGGCATTGCCGGAAATGATGTTGCGATGCATCGGATCGCTGCCGCCAATCAGGGCGACCTCATTTACAATGAGCATGCCGAAACCTGATTCGGTCGAATTTGGAATAGCGTTCGTGCCGCTTGCGTCGGTCCCTATTCTGTTGTTCTGAATATATTTCGGCAGAAAGCTGCGCGGCGGCGTCGAATCCATCGTGATGCCGTTGTAGAGATTGCCCGAGATCAGGTTTCCCAACGGGATCAGGCCGCCGCCGCCGTGGGCGTTGTCGATGCCGACACCGCCGACATACGTGATGCCGTTCTCGAAAGAGCTAAAGCCGGTGTCATTCCCTATGGCAGAATTGCCTGATCTCGTGGTGCCGAGGAAGTTGTTGAAAATGCCGACCTCGCCAAGTGCACTGCCGCGAAAAACTGCCTCATTCTCGTTGCCGGAGATGAGGTTGCAATGACCCTGACACTGACCGGGGGACGTCCCGCCCGGACCGCCGACGTTCGATAGGGTGTCGGAATTGAATACGGCGACCGCACCAAAAAAGAGGATGAAAAAGTCGTAATTGTTATAGTCGCGATTCGGTATCGCGAAGCTGCCGGTGATATCCGTGCCGATGTTGTTGCCGGCGATCGAGCAGTATCCGGCAGGCGGTTCGGGGCCCTGGGCAATGCCGAAACCACGCGGCATTGGCGAACAATAAAGAGCATTCTCGAGATTGCCGGAGATGACGTTTCTACCTGAGGATGTGATCGAGCCGATCGACGACATGTGGCTGGGTTTTGTACGAAGCCCCGTTGAGCAGTTGCCGACGGCTGCTGTTCCGGCAGCGTTCGTGCCGATCTTGTTTCCGCGATAGTCGTTAAAGAGGCTGAGGAATTCGAGCGTGTTGGGGTCGTAAACGGTCTCCTCCTCGATCCCCGGGCCAATGCAGCCATCGGGATTGTAAACCGTGAATCTGTCGCCGTTGCCTGAAATGACATTTCCTGCACCCGCTTCGTTGCCGCCTACCAGTGTGTTTCCGCCGGCCATGCGGATCCCTTGTGTGTTATTGATCTTGGCGGTGCCAAGTGCATTCGTGCCGATGTAATTTCCCTTGAAAACATTGTATTGTCCACCGAATATCGCAGCTCCCGCGCCGAACTTGCGGGGAGTGATGGTCGGGTCATTGTCGGAACCGCTGCCGGAAAGCACGTTGCGAGCTTCGTCGATAGTCCCGCCGACGGTCGTTTCGTCAGCAGCAAAGATGTTCACGCCGGTGGTGTCGTTGCCGAGGTCAGACGTGCCCGCGATGTTGGTTCCGCTGTAGTTGCCCTCGACGAAATTGTTTAAGGATGTGCTGCTTCCGAGCGTCGTAAGAACGGCGATCCCATTTCCGCCAACAATGCCGCCCATCGACGCATCATATTCACCCTTGAAGCGGTTGACGACAAAGCCGCGTATCACGCAGTTGCTGCCGGATATCTGCAGCCCGTCGCTTCGGTTTCCAAGATTGTGTCCGGGGATC
This sequence is a window from Acidobacteriota bacterium. Protein-coding genes within it:
- a CDS encoding isocitrate dehydrogenase (NAD(+)), giving the protein MKHTITLIPGDGIGPEIVAATVRVVEATGVDIEWETQILGAQAFEQAGTTLPEVTIESIRKNKVALKGPQMTPVGKGFTSVNVGLRKALDLYANVRPIKAMPNVKCRYPELDLVIVRENTEDLYAGLEHVVVPGVVESLKIITEKASTRIAKYAFEYARDNGRKKVTAVHKANIMKLSDGLFLDCFYNVAKDFSEIEADDKIIDNCCMQLVMRPEQFDVLVLENLYGDIVSDLCAGLIGGLGLAPGANIGELGAVFEAVHGSAPDIAGQGIANPTALILSAIQMLLHIGERDAAERLDRALLAVFADGEHITRDLGGTAKTNEFARAIEEKIVAERSAAA
- a CDS encoding right-handed parallel beta-helix repeat-containing protein; its protein translation is MTKKTKGVRVFFAVLVSCIVAAGMLFNSYRVSGTSAHSGSISDDPKDVPSISARERGNPYMNFDDGRTITLPEGAAAGSPARSMAKGDVNSDGTPDLIVADSGGAIHVYRGNPDSIFPNSAAAQQRRESNTFTEDPFIYSHMAAVIPTAPDVLESGDFNADGHIDVIAARFGESSIFFAAGDGKGNFAPAMRIDVGGAVTALFAGEIGRPDGQTDLAVAVAAPDGPRLLVFEHPEGAFKNPAEMYVLPAQATTMTAGNLDSDSYRDLAIGSGNILTIIRGRGHTYPWDKLKEVQLERPRPLVDSKQMPFEIASMVVGRFGHDNSEVLAFVTTSGAIETLSRPTKRAEVKKLARPAKALEQFIPVGARAMRLATMEYAVDQENMIRRSDIKRGAALVSNINDHSASEEFTPNKRENDAAASFATQRARDGFIMSISPSAEEPLSRWQTREVFRDARFAQAAVYGGSAMRAVRVHISDSGRDELAVLDRVGSQIHLFRRGASYANGTRSTDEVVTFDSNAVPVDLLPMRLNRDALSDLVILHEGSAVPSVAMTAPMATYVVTTNDDVSGCGEGICSLRGAIFAASNNPGPDLIAFSIGGGPPTIDLNTQLPSLTSGTTLDATTQPGYSGSPLITIPGHNLGNRSDGLQISGSNCVIRGFVVNRFKGEYDASMGGIVGGNGIAVLTTLGSSTSLNNFVEGNYSGTNIAGTSDLGNDTTGVNIFAADETTVGGTIDEARNVLSGSGSDNDPTITPRKFGAGAAIFGGQYNVFKGNYIGTNALGTAKINNTQGIRMAGGNTLVGGNEAGAGNVISGNGDRFTVYNPDGCIGPGIEEETVYDPNTLEFLSLFNDYRGNKIGTNAAGTAAVGNCSTGLRTKPSHMSSIGSITSSGRNVISGNLENALYCSPMPRGFGIAQGPEPPAGYCSIAGNNIGTDITGSFAIPNRDYNNYDFFILFFGAVAVFNSDTLSNVGGPGGTSPGQCQGHCNLISGNENEAVFRGSALGEVGIFNNFLGTTRSGNSAIGNDTGFSSFENGITYVGGVGIDNAHGGGGLIPLGNLISGNLYNGITMDSTPPRSFLPKYIQNNRIGTDASGTNAIPNSTESGFGMLIVNEVALIGGSDPMHRNIISGNAYDGILMSGSIGNPIIANNYIGVGSTGQPLGNGQDGIRVNASGVTVGYDADTGNVIANNGRVGVFVPARTNQPSLSNRYNPIRFNSIYNNGALGIDLSVGTGFVVPPDGVTPNDCFDTDIFANDRQNYPDLSAPVFNGNGTVSVEGVLRSEQERTYVIDFYASSTADPSNYGEGQTYIGSTTVTTDFFFGAATFLFTSTVPVAPGSKITATATDPDGNTSEFSCVAGECSATDCLVPIVVNVTNDLPDNSPANGICDVDLSAPGLQCSLRGAIQTAQAMTGPKVIHFEIPGGGPHTITLGSELPTITKPIQFAGNTQPGFTGTPLIHVTGNGVRNNCLNLGAGSDASEVKGLSLTGCQVGLNIQSSNTKVESSYFGITPAGVADGALGEQTKGIRVLGTNNRIGSTEGKGNVLGNNGIAISFESGSGNAVLGNWIGVPESSGPATPNNIGVKIQNSTGNKIGDAGGGNTIAGNVGDGIRLEQADSTKILANIIGAYISEGGDFVPLGNLENGIHVTGSSNVEVGDITPEMANRIVSNEKHAILLDNLTQVVKVKGNLIGTAIRNIRNFGDSGHTAGQGQTFGNGLGGIRIANGSNNNVIGGPESDSGNIIVDNGGNGIEVVGSIGNKIGDAGAGNTIAGNSGDGIKLVEAATTTIEANLLGLYKQKQEYHKLANTENGINVINSSNIEIGNIDEIRANIIAGNEKLGIFIDQQAQFIRMRGNLIGTAIRNIRNFGDSGHTAGQGQTFGNGLGGIRIANGSNNNVIGGPGSDSGNIIVDNGGNGIEVVGSIGNKIGDAGAGNTIAGNSGDGIKLVEAATTTVEANLVGVYKQNQEYQKLANTANGISVLNSINIELGNIELQRANIIAGNQQLGILIDQQAQFIRMRGNLIGTVSRNISNFGDSGHTAGQGQTFGNGLGGIRIANGSNNNVIGGPESDSGNIIAFNSGDGIEINASPGNTIGGIGVGNEITANAGNGISIRGANSINNTLIGNLIGTTASAPLLERKRLRGSTLGNGGNGILIVDAPNTQVGSTTPGTGNRIFDNDLSGIKITASTGQFPAGAQVFAIGNEISFNAQDGISNLSQHEALHVVQNNRIEANNGKGIDLDESNNNSVTQNFVAMNGEEGVVLAGNATRLNNVRGNIIAENVSHGVNIDNGANTNNIGGPNSGQGNTIRNNGGAGINLSPTAGSGNNLDPNSIFGNVGLGIDLGGDGFTINDPLDADEGPNRLQNYPTIMSSQISNNELVVSYFMDSLPGNSNYGTEGIYIEFFKADINGEGEIFLGSTYYTEADYNGLAPTVKSVNLGDIDVLGYTPTDRVTSTATDADGNTSEFSPTLGPTSAGVSVSGRVLTAAGVAIRGTTVTITDDNGVVRTAVTSSLGYYAFEGVQAGRTYVVTAVSRRYRFTPRIVNVADPISDLDLVALE
- the thiO gene encoding glycine oxidase ThiO yields the protein MRTEILIIGGGVIGLCIAYKLRLAGTRRIAIVERGTFGSEASWAAGGMLGVQAETDSPGNFLDLCRASLSLYPEFIENLTAATDIDAELDRTGTLKLVFNEIEAAKLQERAEWQRRAGLAVEQLTATEIRKAEPFISPNVAAGLFFPDDWQVDNRKLLAALRRFAETSDIDILENTEAGSIIVENGRAVGVQTQTGEIHADHIVLATGAWTSLIKLGDEPMPLNVKPIRGQMLEFHTAKRLFRHVLIGPEGYLVPRADGRLIAGSTTEDVGFDSSNTPQGEAAVLSMAVELSPSIAGLNVNNKWAGLRPMAADGMPVIGTIPGVDDMTVATAHYRNGILLAPITAEIAAGQILNEEASPWMTIFGTERLRFSQQVSTTRAF